In Camelina sativa cultivar DH55 chromosome 17, Cs, whole genome shotgun sequence, the genomic stretch ttttaccTTGGACAATGCTCCACTCTCCATTGCGACAGGTTACAGGGAAGGAGTAGATAAGTCCTGATGGAACGTTGTAAGAACCATCGGAGTATACTCCCATGGAAACAAAGGTACCCTGACCaattaaatcaaaaagagaaCTCATATTAGAAAAACTATTATAAACAacattgaagagaaaaaaagcagagaagaagagtttatTTATGAACCTCTGGAGTTCCAAGGACCCAGTCACGGATGTGATCACAAGCAGAGCTAGCAGCAGAAAGTGCACTAGACAACTTCCTAGCCTTGATGATTGCAGCTCCTCGTTGTTGAACTGTAGAGATGAATTCTCCGTTCAACCTACAGTAAATAGTTAAATGAAATTAGAATTTACTTCGAGAGCAAAAAGAAAGGGTCTTAAGTTCTATGGCATGACAAGCATACCATTCATCGTCCTTGACGAGCTCACGAACAGGCTTTTCACCAGAAGAGGTCTGCACTTTAGCATGGTTGACATCTGGGTACTGTGTGGATGAGTGGTTTCCCCAAATGATCACGTTCTTAACATCAGACACTGGCACGCTCAACCTCTCAGAGACCTGACCCAATGCCCTGTTGTGGTCAAGCCTTGTCAAACAAGTGATATTCTTTTCAGGGATGGATGGTGCAAATTCCTTCAGGATCAATGCGTTGGTGTTTGCGGGGTTGGCAACAACAAGAACCTGAAaacgacaaaacaaaagagaatgtATGAGCAAGAGAATCACAACACTCCAATGAAACCGAACTAATAAGCAAACATCCTTCCATCACCTTGCAGTTTGGAGCGGCATGCTTCTCCAATGCAGCAGCCTGAGACTTGTAAATAGAGACATTCTTGGACATGACATCCTTCCTCTCCATACCTTCTTTCCTTGGGAAACCACCAACCATAACAGCAACGTTGACTCCAGTACATCCTTCAACGGCATCAGTTGTAGCAACAACACCTGATAATACACGTCAAACGTTCATCATCTTACCCACTTGAGCAATATTCACAGtaaaagaacaaactttaaaaactctTAACTACTGTACCTTTGAGAAGAGGGAAAGCAGCATCGATCAACTCCATCTTGACACCGTTAAGTGCTTCAGCAGCAGGAGGAATATCCAACATGTGGAGGATAACAGGCTGGTCAGCACCAAGCATGATTCCCCTTGCAATCATTGGTACAAGAGCATATCCAATTTGTCCTGCATAACCACAACAGTTTGTTATTATGTCTAACTAACTATAAAAGTCCATCCCAAAATCAATCGATGGTCAACCTCTACAGCAAGACAACAGGATGGTTTTTGCAAGAAGCAAGATGACTACAAGAATCCTAGCAAGGTCAAGATCCAGCAAACACATACGATCAGATCCAACGAAACAAGAGTTGACCAATATTTCATCGATCAACGGTACAACCTAAGACTATGCAGAGATCTCTGACTTAGAGTAAGCAAGAGAGCTTTGCGAATATTTTACTAGCAGGAGATCCACAAAATCAGAGATAGAAGATATATACATGATCGCAAAACAGATAAGGTTTTATATACCTGCAGCTCCAGTGACGAGAACACGAACTGGTTCCTTGGCCATCGGATCTAGATCGGAGATTATCGCCGGTAAAAAAGGATCGGAGTTGGAGGATTTTGGACTTTTGAGAGAGCGGAGAGTCAGTGAAAGATATCGTTGAGGATTGTGTCCTTGAAGCTCACTCTTGTCTTATATTTATCGAAGATAACGATGGAAAacaaaatatccaataaatattatattgggCCTTTGAAGATTAGGCCCAAAATAATTTAAGCCCATAATTTTCAAAACCGTGAATCAATTTAACAGTGGATGGATATATATTGGTGGGCGATAAGGCGAGAACCACGTCCACTACAATCCCCGGTATGGCGTCATCTTACGTCACCTTCTCAACGGTTACTCCGGCGGTCAACGGCAGAAACAGTACGGACTATATTCGAGGTTTCGGTCGCTTACCCTTCACGCGTCGCCGTGTAACTCCACCACCGAATGCTCGGAGGAGAACTTCGGTTGTGGTGAAAGCGTCGGCGAAGAAGAATGCAATGGAGTACCGGAAATTAGGAGATTCCGATCTTAACATCAGCGAAATTACTTTTGGCACTGTAAGGATGAATctcttttattcaaatttgttgGCTTTTGAGTTGGGTCAGGTTACTTTATAGAATTGCAAGTTTTTTGGTGAAATTATTTCGAATTCCTCCAGATGACATTTGGAGAGCAAAATACTGAGAAAGAAGCTCATGAGATGTTGAGTTATGCAATTGAAGAGGGCATCAACTGTATTGACACTGCTGAAgctgtgagttttttttcttttaaaaatctttatttgttcaTATTTCTCTTCAAATTTGgtgaaaaaagtttgaatcttttttgctttatgtatatgtgttttgattaTTGACTATGCATATATGAGCTAAAGACCTATGTCTTCTCTTTCCTGGCTTATATTACACATGTATTGAGATGATGTTTATGGAAAGGGTTGTTTAAGCCATGTCTCTCCATGGTTGGTGAACTCTGGTTTTATAGTGCAGCTTGTTTAATGCTTTTTGATGAAGGAACTTGAGTTATTGTTGTAAGAATCTACAGAATGAGATATGTATTTGACTTTCAACTGTTTGCAACTTGGAACGGTGATATTTGTTTGTTCTAAACAGcattatttagttttgtttagagTCTACAGAATGAGatatgtatttgattttaacACTTGTGTTTAGCTTTCTGGGACTTGCTTAGACGTGTAGATTTGATGtggtaattttttaatttatttagtcatATATTATTTCAGTACCCTATACCGATGAAGAAGGAGACTCAAGGAAAAACCGATCTTTTTATCAGTAGCTGGTTGAAGTCTCAGCAACGTGACAAGGTATCACCATCTGCCATGTTTTGGATGCATATTGTAGTGTTGCAGTTCTTGGATTCTGTTGGATTGATATGGAACTAGTTTATACTGACTTTGACTCTTTGAAGTTCTTACGTGCTATGTAACTGTCAGTAAAGTTTACCCTTCGTGTTTGAAGTCATCATTGTCTTTGTCAATTTAATGGTCAAGTATAATTTCTAAATCCGCAAAACCTCCTTgaagctttaatttttttttattgatgttctcattttgttttgaaCAGATTGTTTTGGCAACTAAAGTATGTGGATACTCAGAAAGATCAAGTTACATAAGGGACAGTGGTGAGGTTCTGCGTGTAGATGCTGCTAATATCAAAGAAAGTGTCGAGAAAAGTCTTAAGCGCCTTGGAACTGATTACATTGATTTGCTTCAAATACACTGGTAACATCGCCTTATTTTGTGGTCTAAGCCTAACTCATATGCTACATTGTTTGAGAAAGTTGTTGGCCATTCCATTGGCATAGTATTTCTATATTCATCA encodes the following:
- the LOC104754575 gene encoding malate dehydrogenase, cytoplasmic 1, with the protein product MAKEPVRVLVTGAAGQIGYALVPMIARGIMLGADQPVILHMLDIPPAAEALNGVKMELIDAAFPLLKGVVATTDAVEGCTGVNVAVMVGGFPRKEGMERKDVMSKNVSIYKSQAAALEKHAAPNCKVLVVANPANTNALILKEFAPSIPEKNITCLTRLDHNRALGQVSERLSVPVSDVKNVIIWGNHSSTQYPDVNHAKVQTSSGEKPVRELVKDDEWLNGEFISTVQQRGAAIIKARKLSSALSAASSACDHIRDWVLGTPEGTFVSMGVYSDGSYNVPSGLIYSFPVTCRNGEWSIVQGLPIDEVSRKKMDLTAEELKEEKDLAYSCLS